The DNA segment CCCCGTGCACGCCCGGGGGGAGCGCCCCATACCCTTCCATCGCACCCTGCGCTTCCGCCTCGGGGTGACCCTCGCCGTGGTGATCGCGGCCTCCGCCGGCGTCTTCGCCTTCCTCATGATCGCCCACACCCGCAGCGAGATCCTCGCGCAGGCGATCTCGCACAGCAGGCAGACGGCGGAGATCATCCGGCGCAGCACCCGCTTCGCGATGCTCCAGAACCACCGGGAGCAGGTGGCGCGGATCATCGACGCCGTGAGCCGCACCCGCGGCGTCGAGAAGATCCGGATCTTCGACCGCGAGGGGAGGATCATCACGTCGACGGATCCGCAGGAGGTCGGCAGCCGGGTCGACAAGAGCGCGGAGGCCTGCTACCGCTGCCACGCCGCCGGCAAGCCCCTGTCGCAGCTGCCGGGCACCGAACGGCACCGCATCTACAGCTCCCCCGCGGGGCACCGCATCCTCGGCACGATCGACGTCATCCGCAACGAGATCGCCTGCTCGACCGCGGACTGCCACGCGCACCCGGGCTCGGTCACCGTGCTCGGGGTCCTCGACATCGCCTACTCGCTCGACGCCTTCGACGCGGGCCAGCGCGGGGACATCCTCAAGCTCGCCGGCCTCTCGGGCCTCCTCGCCCTCGTCATCCTCGTCGCGGTGATCCTCGTGCTCAACCGCCACGTGTACCAGCCGCTTGGCGACCTCGAGGCCGGTGCGCGGCTGGTCTCGGCCGGGAACCGCGAGCACCTGATCCCGGTGCGCCGCCCGGACGAGATCGGGCACCTCGCCAACTCCTTCAACCAGATGACGCTGGCCCTCAAGGAGTCCGAGCACGGCCTCGCCGAGTGGGCGCACACCCTCGAGGCCAAGGTCGCCCAGAAGACGCGCGAGCTGCGCTTCGCCGAGGCGAAGACGGCGCACGCGGAGAAGCTGACCTCGGTCGGGCTGCTGGCGGCGGGGATCGCCCACGAGATCAACAACCCCCTCACCGGCGTGCTGACCTTCGCGCACCTGGTCCGCGCCAAGCTCCCCGAAGGGAGCACCGAGGCCGAGGACATGGACGTCATCATCCGCGAGACCAAGCGCTGCGCGGGGATCATCAAGCGACTGCTGGACTTCGCCCGCGAGAAGAAGCCGGAGGCCGCGCGGGCCGACCTCAACGCGGTGGTGCGCGAGACGGTCGAGTTCGTCGAGCACCAGGCGGGCTTCCAGAACGTGGCGTTCGCGCTCGCGCTCGACCCGCAGCTGCCGCAGGTCTGGATGGACCCGAACCAGATCAAGCAGGTCGTGATGAACCTCGTCGTCAACGCCCGGGACGCGATGGCCGAGCGCGGCCGGCTCGAGGTGCGCTCGCGCGAACTGCCCGCGCCGGTGGTCACGGCCTCGGGGCAGCCGCCCACGCGGGCGGTCGAGCTGACCTTCACGGACACGGGCTGCGGGATCCCCCGGGAGAACCTGCCGAAGATCTTCGACCCCTTCTTCACCTCCAAGGATCCGGGCAAGGGGGTCGGGCTCGGCCTTTCGGTGGGCTACAGCATCATCAGGGCGCACGGCGGGTCGATCGACGTGGCGAGCGAGGTCGGCCACGGCACCACGTTCCGCATCGTGCTCCCCGTGGACGGGAGACCGCCGGAGGGCGGGAGGGAGGGGCATGCCAGCTAGGATACTGGTCGTCGACGACGAGGAGGTGGTCTGCCGGGCCGTGGCCCGCATCCTCGACGGCAAGGGGCACCAGATCGAGACGGTCACCAATGGCGTCGAGGGGCTGCGGCGCGTGGAGGCGACCGCGTACGATCTCGTGATCCTCGACATCATGATGCCGGAGGTCTCGGGGCTGGACATCCTGCAGCGGGTCAAGGAGAGCCAGCCGGACACCGATGTCATCATGATCACCGGCCTGTCGCAGATCGAGACCGCGGTGCAGTCGATGAAGCTCGGCGCCTTCGACTACATCCCGAAGCCCTTCACCCCGGAGGAGCTGAGCATCTCGGTCGAGCGCTCGCTGGAGCGCCGGCGCCTGCTGCGCGAGAACACGCTGCTGCGCGCCGAGGCCGGCTCGAAGTACCGGTTCGAGAACATCATCGGCTCCTCGCCGCAGATGCAGAACGTCTACCGGCTCATCGCCAAGTGCGCGCCGACGAACAGCACGGTCTTCATCAGCGGCGAGAGCGGCACCGGCAAGGAGCTGATCGCGCGGGCGATCCACTACAACAGCCTGCGCAAGGACCGGCCGTTCGTCCCCGTGGACTGCGGCAGCCTCAGCGAGACGCTGCTCGAGAGCGAGCTCTTCGGGCACGTCAAGGGCGCCTTCACCGGCGCGGTGGCCAACAAGCAGGGGCTGTTCAAGGTCGCCGACGGCGGCACGCTCTTCCTCGACGAGATCGGCAACATCTCGCTCGCGACGCAGGCCAAGCTGCTGCGCGTGCTCCAGGAACACGAGTTCAAGCCCGTCGGCGACACGCGCTCGCAGCCCTCGAACATCCGGCTGATCACGGCGACGAACCTCGACCTCAAGGCGCTCGTCGGGCATGGGAAGTTCCGCGAGGACCTGCTGTATCGCATCAACGTCTTCCCGATCGTGCTGCCGCCGCTGCGCGACCGGCGCGAGGACATCCCGGCGCTGGCGTACCACTTCCTCAAGACCTTCAGCGACGAGCTGGGCAAGCGCGTGCGCGAGATCTCCCCCGAGGCGCTGAACCTGCTGCTCAACCACGACTGGCCCGGCAACATCCGCGAGCTGGAGAACACGATCCACCGCGCGGTGATCCTCACCAACGACCACGTCATCAGCCAGGCGCACCTCTCGAGCATCCTCGAGCTGGTGCCGCGCCTGGAGGCGAACGTGCCGACGAGCGCCGAGGAGCTCAAGCGCGTCAAGAAGACGATCCGCGAGAAGTCGGTCGAGCGCATCGAGAAGCTCTTCGTGCTCGAGGCTTTGCGGCGCAACGGCTGGAGCGTGACCAGGAGCGCCGAGGAGACGGGGATGCAGCGCACGAACTTCCAGGCGCTGATGAAGAAGTACGGCATCCGCGTGCGCGGCGCCGCCGGCGCGGTCCAGGAGCCGGATGACGCTGGCGCCGAGGACGCCGGGGAGGACGACGCCGAGGACTAGGCCCAGGCCAGGAGCCCGTGCAGAACGGAAAGCCTTCGCATCACAGCA comes from the bacterium genome and includes:
- a CDS encoding ATP-binding protein, which translates into the protein MAETDAKTATPLPPVHARGERPIPFHRTLRFRLGVTLAVVIAASAGVFAFLMIAHTRSEILAQAISHSRQTAEIIRRSTRFAMLQNHREQVARIIDAVSRTRGVEKIRIFDREGRIITSTDPQEVGSRVDKSAEACYRCHAAGKPLSQLPGTERHRIYSSPAGHRILGTIDVIRNEIACSTADCHAHPGSVTVLGVLDIAYSLDAFDAGQRGDILKLAGLSGLLALVILVAVILVLNRHVYQPLGDLEAGARLVSAGNREHLIPVRRPDEIGHLANSFNQMTLALKESEHGLAEWAHTLEAKVAQKTRELRFAEAKTAHAEKLTSVGLLAAGIAHEINNPLTGVLTFAHLVRAKLPEGSTEAEDMDVIIRETKRCAGIIKRLLDFAREKKPEAARADLNAVVRETVEFVEHQAGFQNVAFALALDPQLPQVWMDPNQIKQVVMNLVVNARDAMAERGRLEVRSRELPAPVVTASGQPPTRAVELTFTDTGCGIPRENLPKIFDPFFTSKDPGKGVGLGLSVGYSIIRAHGGSIDVASEVGHGTTFRIVLPVDGRPPEGGREGHAS
- a CDS encoding sigma-54 dependent transcriptional regulator, whose product is MPARILVVDDEEVVCRAVARILDGKGHQIETVTNGVEGLRRVEATAYDLVILDIMMPEVSGLDILQRVKESQPDTDVIMITGLSQIETAVQSMKLGAFDYIPKPFTPEELSISVERSLERRRLLRENTLLRAEAGSKYRFENIIGSSPQMQNVYRLIAKCAPTNSTVFISGESGTGKELIARAIHYNSLRKDRPFVPVDCGSLSETLLESELFGHVKGAFTGAVANKQGLFKVADGGTLFLDEIGNISLATQAKLLRVLQEHEFKPVGDTRSQPSNIRLITATNLDLKALVGHGKFREDLLYRINVFPIVLPPLRDRREDIPALAYHFLKTFSDELGKRVREISPEALNLLLNHDWPGNIRELENTIHRAVILTNDHVISQAHLSSILELVPRLEANVPTSAEELKRVKKTIREKSVERIEKLFVLEALRRNGWSVTRSAEETGMQRTNFQALMKKYGIRVRGAAGAVQEPDDAGAEDAGEDDAED